The following are from one region of the Mauremys reevesii isolate NIE-2019 linkage group 2, ASM1616193v1, whole genome shotgun sequence genome:
- the LOC120396417 gene encoding cytochrome P450 11B, mitochondrial-like, protein MGPPSQLWKRPAQRRLSRCLPSGAARSSTAPALAPAPAPAAARPLPYEAIPRSGRSAWLSLYRLWRSNSFQRFHLVMQRNFQRLGPIYRETVGTYNCVNVLLPRDAAQLFQSEGIFPRRMGIESWIAHRQLRNHKCGIFLLNGEEWRSDRLILNKEVISPTGTRKFLPFLNAVAQDFVTLMHRRISKNTRRSLTIDLYGDLFRFTLEASSYALYGERLGLLEESPNVESQRFIGAVETMLRTTLPLLFIPPGLMRWVNTKLWRDHIEAWDTIFKHADKCIQNIYQEFCLGQPRKYSGIMAELLMQAELPLDSIKANITEFTAGGVDTTAMPLLFTLFELARNPSVQTAIRREIAEAESQGPRELAKVLNSMPLLKSTLKETLRLYPVGITVQRYPTKDVVLQNYCVPAGTLCQVGLYAMGRSPEVFSNPERYDPLRWLSKEDNSFKALAFGFGARQCIGRRLAETEMMLFLMHVLRNFRIDTVSKADIQTVFGFILMPEKPPLLTFRPID, encoded by the exons ATGGGCCCGCCGAGCCAGCTCTGGAAGCGGCCCGCCCAGCGCCGCCTCTCCCGCTGCCTCCCGTCGggggccgcccgcagctccaCCGCCCCGgcgctggccccggccccggccccggccgccgCCCGGCCGCTGCCCTACGAAGCCATCCCGCGCAGCGGCCGCAGCGCCTGGCTCAGCCTGTACCGCCTGTGGCGGAGCAACAGCTTCCAGCGCTTCCACCTGGTCATGCAGCGCAACTTCCAGCGCCTCGGGCCCATCTACAG GGAGACCGTAGGCACCTACAACTGTGTCAACGTGCTGCTGCCCCGAGACGCGGCCCAGCTCTTCCAGTCGGAGGGGATCTTCCCGCGGCGCATGGGCATCGAGTCCTGGATCGCCCACCGCCAGCTCCGCAACCACAAGTGCGGCATCTTCCTGCT GAACGGGGAGGAGTGGCGCTCGGACCGCCTGATCCTCAACAAGGAGGTGATCAGCCCTACGGGCACCCGGAAATTCCTGCCCTTCCTCAACGCAGTGGCCCAGGACTTTGTCACCCTCATGCACCGGCGCATCAGCAAGAATACGCGCCGCTCGCTCACCATCGACCTCTACGGCGACCTGTTCCGCTTCACCCTGGAGG cCAGCAGCTACGCCCTGTACGGGGAGCGCCTGGGGCTCCTGGAGGAAAGCCCCAACGTGGAGTCGCAGAGGTTTATCGGCGCCGTGGAGACCATGCTGCGGACCACCTTGCCGCTGCTCTTCATCCCCCCGGGCCTCATGCGCTGGGTCAACACCAAGCTGTGGAGGGACCACATCGAGGCCTGGGACACCATCTTCAAGCATG CGGATAAGTGTATCCAGAACATCTACCAGGAGttctgcctggggcagccccggAAGTATTCGGGGATCATGGCGGAGCTGCTCATGCAGGCGGAGCTGCCGCTGGACTCCATCAAGGCCAACATCACTGAGTTCACCGCGGGCGGCGTGGACACG ACTGCCATGCCCCTGCTCTTCACCCTCTTCGAGCTGGCCCGCAACCCCAGCGTCCAGACGGCCATTCGCCGGGAGATCGCCGAGGCCGAGTCGCAGGGCCCGAGGGAGCTCGCCAAGGTGCTGAACTCCATGCCCCTGCTCAAGAGCACCCTCAAGGAGACCCTGAG GCTCTACCCTGTGGGCATCACGGTGCAGCGCTACCCAACCAAAGACGTGGTGCTCCAGAACTACTGCGTGCCGGCTGGG ACCCTGTGCCAGGTGGGGCTGTACGCCATGGGCCGGAGCCCCGAGGTGTTCAGCAACCCCGAGCGCTACGACCCCCTGCGCTGGCTGAGCAAGGAGGATAACAGCTTCAAGGCCCTGGCCTTCGGCTTCGGGGCCCGGCAGTGCATCGGCCGCCGCTTGGCAGAGACCGAAATGATGCTGTTCCTCATGCAC GTGCTGCGGAACTTCCGGATTGACACGGTGTCCAAGGCAGATATTCAAACCGTCTTCGGGTTTATCCTCATGCCGGAGAAGCCGCCTCTGCTCACGTTTCGGCCCATCGACTga